Part of the Psilocybe cubensis strain MGC-MH-2018 chromosome 11, whole genome shotgun sequence genome is shown below.
ACAAGCTCACACTGGTCTCGCCGAAGTTTGCAGATGATCTCATCGACCGCTCAGGCGAGCAGCGCACGCATATGATTGCATTCTTTAGGGCTCTTGCGCTCTGCCATAGTGTGCTCGCGGACAAGCCAGAGCCTCAGGCATCGCCATTTTTGATCAACTACAAAGCAGAGTCTCCAGACGAGGCAGCGTTAGTCAGCGCCGCGCGCGATGCAGGTTTCCCATTTTTGGGCAAGAGCAAGGATACACTGGAGATCGAGGTTATGGGTCAGTCGGAGAAGTACACGCTACTGAAGTTGCTCGAGTTTAACAGCACGCGCAAGCGAATGAGCGTGGTTCTCCGGTGTCCTGATGGCAAATTGATCATGTACTGCAAAGGTGCTGACAGCGTCATCTATGAGCGGCTTGCAAAGGACCACGATCCCGAATTGAAGGAACGGACGAGCAAGGACATGGAAATGTTTGCGAATAATGGTCTGAGAACGCTATGCATCTCGTACCGCTATcttgaggaagaagaatataTGAACTGGTCCAGAATCTACGACCTTGCCACCAACGCTATTGAGAATCGCGAAGAGGAAATCGACAAAGCAAATGCATTGATTGAGCATTCACTCACCATTCTTGGAGCGACGGCGTTGGAGGACAAGTTGCAGGAGGGAGTTCCAGAGGCTATTGAGATGTTGCACAGAGCCGGAATCAAGTTGTGGATTCTGACTGGTACGCTTTATGGAAAAGATATTTACTCGCAAGAGGGTTGAATTGACATACTTCGATTTTCAGGTGACAAGCTCCAGACTGCCATCGAAATCGGCTACAGCTGCAATTTACTCAAGAACGATATGGACTTAATGATTCTTTCCGCCGCCACGCTCGAACAAACCCGTGCCCAGCTTGAGGCTGGTTTGAACAAGATTGCCTCGGTGCTAGGCCCACCTACATGGGACCTGCGCAGGCGTGGATTCGTTCCGGGCGCACAGGCGTCTTTTGCGGTGGTCATTGATGGAGACACGCTCAGGCACGCCCTGACGCCTGAATTGAAACCACTATTCTTGAATCTGGGTACTCAGTGCGAGACTGTTGTTTGCTGCCGTGTGTCTCCCGCTCAGAAGGCTTTGACTGTCAAATTGGTACAACCTAATTTTTGGATCTTCCTATATGGCTATGTCatatctgattctttttctttaaaTAGGTCAAGGAAGGACGTAATGCTATGACACTCTCCATAGGTGACGGCGCCAACGACGTGGCCATGATCCAGGAAGCAAACATTGGGTGTGGTCTATTTGGTCTTGAGGGATCCCAAGCTGCTATGTCTGCTGATTATGCATTTGGACAATTCCGATTCTTGACAAAGCTGCTTCTGGTTCATGGTCGCTGGTCATATCAGCGCATAGCAGACATGCACAGTAACTTCTTCTACAAGGTGGGCATGAATTTATCACGATAATCTTAGAAACAGCTAAATCTTTTTTGGTAGAACGTTGTTTGGACGTTCGCTATGTTCTGGTATCTTCCATTCAACAGCTTCAACGCAACCTATCTGTATCATTATACATTTGTTCTGCTCTGTAATCTTGTATTTACCTCACTTCCCGTTATTGTCCTTGGAGGtacgcgcatatatgtacTTTCCAGAAAATTACCTACTTACCTATACTGCACTAGCTTTCGACCAGGATATCAATGCTAAAGCGGCTCTGGCTTTCCCTCAACTCTACGTCCGTGGAATTCGCGGTCTGGAGTACACCCGCACTAAATTCTGGATGTACATGACCGATGGCTTGTACCAATCGGCTGTTGTTTACTTCTTCCCCTATTTTGTTTGGACTATTGGTTTACCGATTTCATGGAATGGAAAAGGCGTGGACTCTTTGGCGGATTTTGGAACTACTGTGGCCGTCGCTGCCATCATGTCAGCGAATGCTTATGTTGGACTGAATACCCATTAGTGCGTTTTTAAATGTTCCACATTCTGGCTAGCAGCTAGCTAACTCTTTTCCTGTGTAGTTGGACTATCATGACTTTCATAGTTGTGATTGGCTCCACACTTGTCATGCTTTTGTGGATTGTGATTTACTCGTTCTTCCCAAGTGCCGACTTTGTGGATGAGGTTACAATTCTTTTTAGCACAATATATTTCTGGGCTTCTGTATTCCTGGCTACAACTGTCTGTCTTGGTGCGTCACTACCTTGAAGGCTGAAGCGATTTCACCTAACGGTTTTTGTAGCCCCTCGTTTCATTGTCAAGTATTGGTCAACAGTCTACCAACCATTGGATAAAGATATCGTTCGCGAGATGTGGGTTAAGGGCGATCTGAAAGATCAACTCGGGCTATCACATCGCAAAAACCGAAAACAAAAATCACCGCAAAATCTGGAAGCTGCTCCTATGTTCACCGAACAACACGCTCGCTCGCTGTCGGAAATATCTAGTATTCACAACGTCTACGAGCCTGCGCATTTAAGCAGTCCTGCGCCAAATGCAACGCCAAGACAGACCTACCTTGATACCCCGCCTATGAACGAAAATCTAGAACTTCCTCCCCGTGAACCTGGTGTGCAGTATGCCCAAGTCCGCAATCAACCTGTCAGCGATACACATCTTTCCCCCCTTCCTCTTGGCGCCCGATTTGATAACACACCCTCACCACAACCGTCCTATTATTCTGCATCCGATCTACCGCCAGCTTCTCCTTTACCGTCTCCTAAATATCGATACCCGAATGGCGAGATCACAAGCACTCCGCCCAGTAGACGGACCAGCTTAGCTACTTCAAGAGCGGCTTCTGTTTCTGCCAGAGGCGCCCCCCAGAGTCCCATGCCTACCGCTCCATTGCCTCCACAACCGCATTCGCCAAATGCCCTTCTTGTTCCGGGATCACCCTACGGCCCTGGACAAATGACCGACGCTGCGCAGTATGAAATGCAGGTAAGGAGTGGTCAGCAGCAACAGTATCAACATAATCAACCTTATTCTGCTGCATCTGTTGTCCCTCCTTCCCCGTATGGATCTGTCAACCTGGCCCAGAGTGAGATATCCCATGCAACGTATGCGACCGCTGCCGACGACTTTTACGACGCGCAGGAAGATGTACGGGGAACTAATTTGGGCTATCTTACCCCAGAGCAAGATGTGTATGGGAGTCAGCAAGCACAGCCGATGGCTTATTCGCCACAATATGGCTCAAATCACCCACAACCCCAACAGCAGCAATACCAGCAGCATCAGCACCTTCAGCCTGCGGTGCTTGACGTTGACGAAATAAATGATGGAGATGGGTCGACATTGAGGCACCATCGGCCAGTGAGTGCAGTGAGTAATGCGTCGACGTGGGAGGGTGGCCGAGCGCTGTAATTTATTAGATCAGTATCTgttgttttcctttttttttcaacattCATTTCTCGGAACCAGTGCTTTTTTGATTGTATATTCAAATCACCTTTACCTTCCAATCATTTCCTATTTTGCCTTTTCGAACACATCACGACCTGACTTTCATCCCTCGCCTGTGGTCCACTCCCGTTATTTGACTTCTTTTCTATATGACACATCTGGATTGGACATTTTTTACTTATAATTATTCGGGTTATACCAAAGTTAGTTAATGCAATAGTTTTACAACGTCCCAATGATTAGTAGCACTTTTGCTTTGTTGAAACGAATAAAACAACATCCAAAGACAGTATGTAACATTTGCCTTATTTCACAATGTATTCATCGACTACGAGGATATGTGTAATATGCCTTTTTCATGGTGTCAGAGTGGCATTAGAGCTAGCCGTGGGTTTGGGAGGTGGCGCGGTCTTTCCTCCCGGCTGTCTAAATGCCTTGGCTGCCTCTCGCATTCTAGTAGCTTGTCCCTTTGTGAACGAGTCCATACAAGAATCGTATGAATAATCCATGAAGTTATCTGTGGAGTAAACAGTTTTAACTGATAACGAAGGAACGAACAGAACGAAGAAAAACGTACTAATTAAGTCTGGGCCGTCACCTGGGCAGCTGTCCCTGCCGGCTGGGCATCCTTCAGAGCCAGACGCCTGGGGAGGCGTGTCGGCAATGTTGTCACCGACTCCATCGTCGCAGCCACCCTGGTCACCGGCACATCATTTATTGTCAATAACTTATCTCATACACACGCCGCAATCCCATGAAAAGTGGTTTCTCACCTCAAAAGTGTGGAAAAGCCCTAACCAATGGCCTACTTCATGCACAAGTGTCCGGCCCATGTTGTAGTTTTCCCGAGGACCATTTGCGACAGTGCTGTGGCGGATCATCACACCATCGCTTTTAGGATTGCGGTAATATGCAGATGGGATGGACGATGTGCCCAAGGATTTTGTCGTCGAGTTGAATCTGCCGAAGAAGGGGTCGAGTTATAGAAGTGGTCCTGAAGGTAATGTAAGCGATACATACGTAAGGGTGTATATGTTCAAAGTCGACGCGTCGCCGATGTTGTGCTCCAGTTTCATCGCTTGTTCTTGGGAACTGTGACCACAACATGTATTTATTTGATTATCGAACGAAAACATTACAAATGGGCGACTTACGATCCAGGATATGCATGAATAAACCAGTCTGAATTATTGATACGAGTGGTTTTGACAAGCACGAATGAAATGCCAGTGCTGTTATAGTCTGCATTCAAAACCTTCATCTGCGCGGCTATATCGTCATCACTATTAAATGTAAATACTCTGAAATGCTACATCTATATGAGATAAACTCACAGGATATATCCTCCCTCTCTGGTCTCGTTTGTGTAGATCACATTGAAGGAAACGTTAAAGGTGTACACTTCGTCGTCTCTCGCTTCCAATCCATTGTTAAGTTCGCGTACACTGAGCAATCctctttcaatttcaacCCTGTCCTCTGGTGAAATGTGGGTTAGACATTGGGCACTAGTAGGTATAAGTTTTGATATCAGAAAGTTTTCTAGGGAATAAAAGCATTTGTGGCTTACTGCGGTCCAACTTGGGTAGGAATAGGGGGACGTACAAGGGGAGCTCCGATGACAACATCAAGAACAACCCCAAGATATAGTGTTAGGATAACAAGCATGGGTCGAGGAACTTTTGGCAATATCATTATGAATTTGGTGTGGTATTCTGTGGTCGATGGGCTATTTCAGTTTGCAACTCGAGCGGTCCTGCGCAAGAGATGTATATTGACAGTGGTGAAGCTCTGCTTCTGGCGCCTGGCCTGGAAATTGTCGAACTCGGGCGGTCAACGCTGGTGGATAACACAGTTCGAAACAAAGACGATCCCTCGACATGCAACACGGCCATCTGAATTAACACCGCCGTCGTCGGCGCTCTTCCTCATCAAATCGTGGCTTTGCGGCTAGGACCTGCCGCATATAAACTTCGGTCTCCGCGAGATGTACATACACCTTTGCACTGCCCCAGCACTCTTAAATCAAATCCTTCTGGAGTCATATTTTGCACCATCGATCGCACATTGCACCAACGTTGTGTAGAACTTATCGAAGTACGGCACTTACGCACTGTCCGTCAATGACTTCAAGCACTTGAATATCCTTTTATACAACTTCGAAAGGACAATTGATTAGTGACGAAGGAGTTGGTCTACGTTCGCTCCAAGTTGGCTCTCTGTCGCCATTTAGCGAGGTCTGGACCGGAAAATCTTGATGACCGGCAGTGTATAGCTGAAGACCAATCGAAAACCTCGCAAAGTGTCACACTTTGGCTTGGTAAACGCAGAATTGATTTCGTCCCTAAAAGAGGCTGCAGGATTTTCTAAGATCCGGTCAACCCCAAATCGACCCCACATACATAATATGGGGCAGCTGGCCTTATTTGTGGCAACGAATGTCAAGTAATGTGGCCAAACTGCAGAGATGTGTACCAACCTAATTTGTGTGGGTATGTTGTGGTGTTTTACTTTATCACAATATTGATTTTGTTTTGATTGGCATGTTTTTCTTTGCGATCCAGTTAGCTCAAGAGATATTTGTATCCGCGAGTCGGGTAGATTCGGTTTCTAGTTCACGCGGCTGCTTAATGTTATTTATGAACAAGACATTATCAAACTTTTAATAGCATGGCATAGCGCCATCACCTCTTTCTTTCAAACTACCACCATGCCTCCAGTAACGACAGCAGATACGCAGGAGCAGCAGGCGGCGAGTTCTTCGTCAACGTCGATTCTAAAAGAGCGCCGGTTCAAACTCAGCAGGTGAGTCAATTTTGGCTCAACTTTGTAGAACTCGCTCAAACGCATTTGTTTTCTAGAGCGTGTGATCGTTGTCGGTGAGCCTGTTATCACTCTTAATTGAAGTCTGAGGATCTCATTGAACTtctaggaggaggagaatcAAATGTGACGAAGGGCATCCTTGTCAGGCATGCCTGACTGCCAATTCATCATGTACCTTCGAAGAACCAGGAAAGAGGACACATCCTCACAAGTCAAAGTCGGCTTTATCGTGATTgatctgtcaatgttttgCTGAATCATGACTCCTAGACGCACTGCTACCCTGGAGGATCGGATGCATCACCTCGAAACTCTTATTCAGGCCATTCCGCCTGCCGTCTTTGCAGCTGGTGGAGCCCCTTCGATACCCTCTTCTTCAGATGTCGCATCAAGTCCAGTCGTACCCTTCATGTACCCTGATGGAATGCCTTCTGGAGTGCCGCCACCTTCGTTACATGTATTTCCTCTGATGAATCCATCTAATCATTTTACTCGCGAACACAAGGTGGATGAACGACATCACAGTCCCCATCATTCATTCAGCTCCCTGCTCAGTGGAGGAGCGTTCAATCTCCCTCAAGAAGAGCCAAGCCGATTATCTCTGACAGCTTCGTACCTGTACTTCGACGATGAAGGCTACACCCGATGGCAAGGCGAAACATCTGGGCTACCTGTGCTTGATCTTCTTGTTGAAAGACACAGCGCCCCTCCTGCTCGAGATATCTCCGGGCGATCAGTCGCTGACTCAAACGCCGCAAAAATGGCCAGTGCGAACGCAGAGTGGTTTCCCGATCGTCAACCCCGCCGCACCGATGTGAATCCTCAGGTTTTGTGGAGACTTATTACTTCTTATATCGTTCCGGAACTCATGGATAGGCGAGTGGCTTCTTCTAGTAGGAGATAACATTCTGACTGAATTCCAGTCTTGTACAATGCTACTTGTCGACCTCATATTATATTTTGCCTTTCTTGCATGTACCAACGTTTCTAGCGGTAAGACTATTGTCGTTATCTGTCGATTACTTACTTACTTTATGATTCAGGATTACGGGAATCCACAGAAATGGGGTGAACCAGGCTTCGCCTCCTTTATTGTTGCTGTTTGTTGTCTTGCCTCGCGGCATATGGACGACCCTCGAGTTAGAGCAGACCCCAATGACGGCATCTCAGCCGGCACCCAATGGTTCGAACTCTTCGGTCGACTTCGTACACTGCCCATTTCAGATCGACCTACTCTGTATAATATTCAGGCCAATCTTATCGCCGCTGTTTATGCTGTGGGTCTCGGGAAACTTTCAAAAGCCGCTGCACTACTTGCCGAAGCTGTTACAATGTCTATTGATGCAGGACTCCACCGCTCAGCTGATAGCTACGATCTCTTCGACGCAATCGAGGACGAAGTCCGGAAGCGAACTTTTTGGTGCGTCTACATATGGGACAAGCAACTTGGCGCCCATTTTGGACGACCTTCGATGCTGCGGCTGAGAGACTGTGATGTCTCTGAACCTTCCCCTGTCGATGATGAATTCATTACTAGAGACGCTATCAACACTCCACCCCCTGGTACAGAGTCTCGAATGAGTGCTTTCATCGTATCATTGCGGATCATGGTTGTCCTTGAAGCAGTCCTCGATGTTCCGCCGGCCCGCCAATCCGAGGATCCGACGTCTTTTCTGCTGAATGCGACTAAAGTGCTATCGGGAACGAAGAGATTCAAGGAGATGCGAGAGGAGGAAGCGCTGCTGGATGATATTCATCGGAAGATTCCCGCATATTGGTCGCACTCTCCCGAAACACTCAACAGCGACGATACTATTCGTTTGACACAGGCTGAGAGGCTGCACTGTGCTGAACAATTCGTTCGTCTTCTGATCTATCGCCACCGGTTCTCAGAACTAGTGGCTGAGAGAACTAGCGGCCCTATCGCAGAAGAACAATCCGAAGCTGAGCAAGGGGCTTTAATTGCTGCACACAACTCGGCTCTACAGATTGTCTCCGCTCATGTTCATATAGCGAAGAAGGGGCTGATGACATACTGTATGTTGAATTCTTCGATTCAAAGCTCGTCTTTCTCATCTTCGTTTGTACGATTTTTAGATGGCGTTCACGTGATACACCAACTCACCCAAGCTGGGAGAACGTTGGTTGCTGTACTACTATGTTGCAAGACGGATGCGCTGCAGCACTTGATACCGCCAGGCTTGGATGCGCTTCGGTCTTGTATTGGCCTTCTACGACGTTTCAGTGGTCGTTATGTCTGCGGGCTCAGGTCAGGCGACCTCATGGAAGAATTCTGTCGTcgtgcgtttttttttgttatattTAATTGACTGTGAAAAGCGCCCCTGAAGATCAGGCAGGCAAGCGAAACTAACTCTCCCGAATTTTGTAGTCACCAACATTCCTCTGGAAACCGCCCGCCAGGATGGTTCCGCGAGCGCTACCCGACCGCCATGGATACGCCCCGTGCGCAAGAAAGCGCCGTCCGTCGCCCGTTCCAACCAAAGCGGGGACTCGCCTTCCCACCATAGCAGCCCTGAAGCCTTCTCACCCTCCGATTTCTTTGCCGAGCCTCTCAAGACCGCTTCCGCCTTTCCATCTGGGCCTCCACTTCCTGGGCCCGGTCCTGCATCATCGAGTTCGGTTGCATCGCCGCCTCAGTATGCTGCCCAGCCGGTCCAGACAAATGGCAACAATAACTCGTCGTTCATGGATACATCCGGCATGGAAATGATGAGGGACGACTCTCACATGTACATGTCCCAGGAAATGATGGCGCTGTTCAACGACGGCGGTGTCGATGTGCAGCATCTTTTCTCATCGGATTTTATGCAGCCTATTTCTCCTCAGCAagctcaacaacaacagcagcaacagcaacagcaacatcaTATAGGAAATGGGAACGACTCTAGTACGCCTAGTGCTGGCTTCGCTGGTCCCAACTTTTTGAAAATGAACGGGCTCGCTACCTCTCCATAGCAGATTTTTTCTGAATACCTGCCAACCTCCTTTCGAACACTTAGGGGTTGTGATCATTTTTATAATTATTGCTCTGCTTCATACCTACATCTTTTCTATCTAGTAGTTTCTTCTTTTACTATCATGATATCGTGTCGATGCATTTTCTCTGTGTAATTAAATACCAAAGTACCATCAAGCCTGGTCAACAATGTATTATACCTCATCTACCCGCAATCCATGAACCATGAGCCAGTTCTTTTTGCGGCCCCCCTCGTCATATTATAATTTAGTACACGTGATCTCGACGCGTCGACGCGTCGCAACCCAGGGGCCAGTCAACCCAGGTTCGAAACAGagttaaaaaaaaatgaaatggcACATAGCAAAACAGCTCTCAATAATGTTGTTAATAGATCTTTGCTGTAAATTGCATGTACTGCACTATTATTATTTTCGCCATGAAATTTCAACCGTTTCGAAGAGTCTGAAACGAGTCTACTAACCGTGCCTAATCGTGCGGTATTTAGTTTCTCCTCAATCGACCTGAATTAGAAGTTCATTAGCCTTCCAAGTTTCAGGAACTTTCTAATTCACAATTTCTTCTGTATTTCTAATCAGAAAGCCTATAGTAAAGCTTGATTCATTGCTCTCCAATAATGCCTTCATTCCGTATGACTTATTCGGAGTAATAAAATTACCCTTCTTTAATATGATGTTCAAGTCATGGACAAATAGAAATTTTCTCCATTCCTAGTGTTATTTCTTTGCGGTTAGACGAGTATGCAagtcaaagaaacaaagtaTTAATTGACACCCAAAAGATGGACAGATAATAGTCCGCGACAATGCCCTCATTGTTTAATGTATCTCTAAGTATGTAAATTGATGCTCCTTTTTTATCGACTGCTAGCTATGCACTCATCTAGCGGCGTAATTATCTATCTTTATCAATTCTATAAATGCATCTGTTGCCAGCTGTATCATTGTTATTTGTAGATCTTAGAATTTACCACGACTCTTCGTGAGAGATTTTCCATGTTGAACTATAGCGCTGCTCTACGCAGTTGTCAGATCCTCTGGACGCTTGTACAATACCTGCCAACAGCTGAACAGCAACCATGGCCAAATGCATCAGGGAAAAATATCGGTGGTCGCGGTTGTGTGCTACGAAGATGGGCAACTCGGTTAGTGACCACCTCTGCATAATGAGCTCGCTGCCATCTGCTGCCATACCGTTGCTCTCGAATTGAGTCTGTAACCAAACGTCTCTGCTTTTAATGTAGATATCCACCACAGCCTGGGAAATTGTCGCTTTGATTGTAGGTCTTCTGACTCGTGAGAATTGATACGATCACTTCAGATCCAAATTAGGCGCCTCCTTTGTTGCCAACCATTACCAACCGacgcaaactttgaaatcgCATTGACCTGACTGACGAAATTGTCGAAACTGGGTAACCATTTCAATATTTACATGCGTTTCTGAATGGAATATCCTCAGAAAAGTGCGTGCGTTGGCGACATCAAACCCCGCGTTGCCCCCGCggttctttttcattttagTAAGCCGAAGGGAAAGCTAGGGAAAGGCTAGTATGTCTGTTTATTGTTATCCTAGAATATGGCATCAGGTGCGTGTGTATTCATACGCCATCTAGTCCCGTTAAACAATAAGATATCAGTTGGCTGCGACATCTCCCGATAGATCTACCGGATTAAGTGTCCGTCCTCAATATACTGGCAATCTCTTTTTGTTCCAAGAGACAAAGAGAGTATACACTACATAATGTGTGCGAGTCGCTCCGGTCGCACCTCCACCTCGCACACATCCTCTTTGATATAACACCCATCAGCATACTAACGATATGTATGCCTCCTATTTCAATCGGGATTTCTCCTCATCACCTATTGGCAAGCTCCCTGTAGAGCTCTTGTCAGAGATATTCACACTCTGCTCTCTCCCTTCTGGCCAACCTAGTCCAATTTCAGATGACGAGGGTTCCTATCTACCTGTGATAAACTCAGAGACGGTCCGGGCACCTTTCATACTATCTAGGGTCAACCGTCGATGGCGAGATATTATACTCAGCCAATCTAGCCTATGGGCCAGCCTGTGCATCACTGCAGAGCTAATACAGGAAACCGACTGCAGAGGGAAGGGTAGCTCAACGAAATTGAAGACTGCTCACATTGCATCCTCTCTTCAACGATCTCGAAGAGCTCCTCTCAATATTCTTATTGATGCAAGGGACCCTGAATGGAATTTTTCGGAGGCTGGGTGCGTCGTACTTTCTATATGTCTATACCATAGCTAACAATGTTACAGAGTTGGTCCAGATGATGCAGATGGCCCTCCAATCCCTACACTTTTTTCACCCGACCATATGGCAATTGTTATGTCACTTCTTGTACCCCACCTCTCTCGATGGAGACACCTCACCATCCTCACCGATACATGGGTACCTATGCACGTCGCCCTTTCTGCTATCAACCCTGCTATAACTTCATTAGGAGCACCTTGTCTGGAGTCCCTCACCCTGATGCGATGTAACGATTTTGTCAGCTTCTCTCCCCAGTTTGAGCCACGCGACCTGAAGACTCCTGCTTTCCTGTCACCGCTCAGCCCTGATGCCGCATGCCAGGACCTGTCCATCCTTCCAAAATTGAAGCAACTCTCCCTTCGAGGCGTCCACGTTGACTGGGATTCACTCGCTGCTGCGATGAGAAGCTCAGTAGTCGGCCTGTCGTCGCTCGAACTGGCATCACATTGCTCAGATGTTAGGCCTTCGAATGATCAATTTCATTCATTGCTTCAATCCGTTCCCACCCTCCAACGACTCGTTATTACCGGCTCTGGACCAGAGATACCTGAGGAAATGGAAGATGCCCCTCCAGATCACGACCCTGTTCCGCTTCATCATCTACAAAACATTACTATCGGATATCGCACCGCTTTGGAAGGCCGCACCGTCCTTCAGCAACTCGACGCACCAAATGTGAAGACTCTTAGTCTAGAAGATGCGACTTACCCTGGAGACCCCGAAGAAATTAACGGAGGAAGCTTGCTGGCATATGTCGGGTGCCGAAAATTCAAGGGCAACGATTCCGAATTTCGCCTCGAAtaccctcctcctcaattAGCGGTAGCCTCGGGGAGCAAGTCAAGCACAATGATCCACCGCCGAAGGTCTTCGACCGTTTTACAATCTCAAGAATCCAATGCAGCCTTCCCATTACTTGAAAATGTCACTCTCAAATGTGTAAAATCGTCACCATGGCCACTACGCACTTTTTTCAATGCCCTCCCCAAGCTTCAGCATTTGGAGCTAATTGGTATGTCGATGCAAGCTGTGCAAGCCCTGGTTCCCTCTTCTCCTGGCTCCATGCCGACTTGCCCCTGCCCTCAACTCCGTTCGTTATGTATCAGGGACTCCGAGCA
Proteins encoded:
- a CDS encoding Putative phospholipid-transporting ATPase C24B11.12c — encoded protein: MSLFKRNQVVDEPDTDEENDETIDPELRLRTVRTAASAIAESIRSEQRTERRKSRRFFRRHTAEKKQHQQLAAPPEVAPTAAPKVPGARRNVYVNHPLSAMEVDAEGEPKARYVRNKVRTTKYTLITFIPKNLYEQFRRVANLFFLSLVILQLFPIFGAAAGSIAVLPLAFILTVTAIKDGIEDYRRGTLDEEVNTSAATKLGGGFRNVNQPRDPRNWLEKLLGLNAPGKVTKGVRKLRDREAGAAGQDIRVILNKGGDDSSSVLTHDVSQSSVDLTRGARGAGGRRLEDIQSVDSHSYPPATLNDLSKTSLSEGSINLPKGTPEWSQFGSLANYQQSVHSQSNIGVIDWRKRTSGSSRWERTLWKKLEVGDIVLLRDNDQVPADIVVLSTSDPENMCYLETKNLDGETNLKPRKSVRATSSISSEDDVDRSSFYLDSEPPHQNLYHYHAVLRYTDPATGEKKQEPVSINELLLRGCAIRNTAWIIGLVVFTGGDTKIMLNGGETPSKRSKIEKETNFNVIVNFVVLTLMCLIAAIFSGLEDAKTGTSSQFYEIDTDPTSSLIVNAVITFVSCLIAFQNIVPISLYISIEIVKTIQAYFISQDVEMYYKPYDTPCVPKTWNISDDLGQIEYVFSDKTGTLTQNIMEFQKCSVHGVTYGEGITEAQRGAATREGKGDTLNPDEINAKLEKLKTQMVNTMARAFKNRYMQVDKLTLVSPKFADDLIDRSGEQRTHMIAFFRALALCHSVLADKPEPQASPFLINYKAESPDEAALVSAARDAGFPFLGKSKDTLEIEVMGQSEKYTLLKLLEFNSTRKRMSVVLRCPDGKLIMYCKGADSVIYERLAKDHDPELKERTSKDMEMFANNGLRTLCISYRYLEEEEYMNWSRIYDLATNAIENREEEIDKANALIEHSLTILGATALEDKLQEGVPEAIEMLHRAGIKLWILTGDKLQTAIEIGYSCNLLKNDMDLMILSAATLEQTRAQLEAGLNKIASVLGPPTWDLRRRGFVPGAQASFAVVIDGDTLRHALTPELKPLFLNLGTQCETVVCCRVSPAQKALTVKLVKEGRNAMTLSIGDGANDVAMIQEANIGCGLFGLEGSQAAMSADYAFGQFRFLTKLLLVHGRWSYQRIADMHSNFFYKNVVWTFAMFWYLPFNSFNATYLYHYTFVLLCNLVFTSLPVIVLGAFDQDINAKAALAFPQLYVRGIRGLEYTRTKFWMYMTDGLYQSAVVYFFPYFVWTIGLPISWNGKGVDSLADFGTTVAVAAIMSANAYVGLNTHYWTIMTFIVVIGSTLVMLLWIVIYSFFPSADFVDEVTILFSTIYFWASVFLATTVCLAPRFIVKYWSTVYQPLDKDIVREMWVKGDLKDQLGLSHRKNRKQKSPQNLEAAPMFTEQHARSLSEISSIHNVYEPAHLSSPAPNATPRQTYLDTPPMNENLELPPREPGVQYAQVRNQPVSDTHLSPLPLGARFDNTPSPQPSYYSASDLPPASPLPSPKYRYPNGEITSTPPSRRTSLATSRAASVSARGAPQSPMPTAPLPPQPHSPNALLVPGSPYGPGQMTDAAQYEMQVRSGQQQQYQHNQPYSAASVVPPSPYGSVNLAQSEISHATYATAADDFYDAQEDVRGTNLGYLTPEQDVYGSQQAQPMAYSPQYGSNHPQPQQQQYQQHQHLQPAVLDVDEINDGDGSTLRHHRPVSAVSNASTWEGGRAL
- a CDS encoding ABC-transporter-regulating transcription factor; translated protein: MPPVTTADTQEQQAASSSSTSILKERRFKLSRACDRCRRRRIKCDEGHPCQACLTANSSCTFEEPGKRTHPHKSKRTATLEDRMHHLETLIQAIPPAVFAAGGAPSIPSSSDVASSPVVPFMYPDGMPSGVPPPSLHVFPLMNPSNHFTREHKVDERHHSPHHSFSSLLSGGAFNLPQEEPSRLSLTASYLYFDDEGYTRWQGETSGLPVLDLLVERHSAPPARDISGRSVADSNAAKMASANAEWFPDRQPRRTDDYGNPQKWGEPGFASFIVAVCCLASRHMDDPRVRADPNDGISAGTQWFELFGRLRTLPISDRPTLYNIQANLIAAVYAVGLGKLSKAAALLAEAVTMSIDAGLHRSADSYDLFDAIEDEVRKRTFWCVYIWDKQLGAHFGRPSMLRLRDCDVSEPSPVDDEFITRDAINTPPPGTESRMSAFIVSLRIMVVLEAVLDVPPARQSEDPTSFLLNATKVLSGTKRFKEMREEEALLDDIHRKIPAYWSHSPETLNSDDTIRLTQAERLHCAEQFVRLLIYRHRFSELVAERTSGPIAEEQSEAEQGALIAAHNSALQIVSAHVHIAKKGLMTYYGVHVIHQLTQAGRTLVAVLLCCKTDALQHLIPPGLDALRSCIGLLRRFSGRYVCGLRSGDLMEEFCRLTNIPLETARQDGSASATRPPWIRPVRKKAPSVARSNQSGDSPSHHSSPEAFSPSDFFAEPLKTASAFPSGPPLPGPGPASSSSVASPPQYAAQPVQTNGNNNSSFMDTSGMEMMRDDSHMYMSQEMMALFNDGGVDVQHLFSSDFMQPISPQQAQQQQQQQQQQHHIGNGNDSSTPSAGFAGPNFLKMNGLATSP